In the Candidatus Cloacimonas sp. genome, ACTTTCTACGCTATGTTTCAATTAGATTTCGCGGATAGTGCAGATTTTATGGAATACAGGATTGTAAAAATTGACTCCGGAGAAATTTATGCAAGCAACAAAAAAAAACGTTTTAACGGATTTCCCTTCACCCGTTCACTTGTTAACCTGTTAACCTGTTCACCCGTTAACCCGTTAACCCGTTAACCCGTTAACCCGTTAACCCGTTAACCCGTTAACCCGTTNNNNNNNNNNNNNNNNNNNNNNNNNNNNNNNNNNNNNNNNNNNNNNNNNNNNNNNNNNNNNNNNNNNNNNNNNNNNNNNNNNNNNNNNNNNNNNNNNNNNACCCGTTAACCCGTTAACCCGTTAACCCGTTAACCCGTTAACCCGTTAACCCGTTCACCTGTTAACCTGTTAACCCGTTCACCCGTTAGCCCGTTAACCTGTTCACCCGTTAACCCGTTAACCCGTTCACCTGTTAACCTGTTAACCTGTTAACCCGTTCACCCGTATGCAAATAGCGACTATAGATTGCGGTTCCAATTCCCTCAAATGTCTGATTGCCGAAAAGAGGGGAGAGGGATTTATTTGTCTGAAAGACCTAAGATTTCAGACCCGTCTTGCGTCTGCCCTAAACAAACAAGATTTTCTCTCCTTAGCAGCTCAGGATAGGACAATCGCTATTTTAAAAAATTTGCAGGAGAATGTATTTTCTGCTTACAAAATTGAAGAAATTCGCGCTGTCGGCACAGAAGCAATCCGCAGAGCCATTAATAAACAAGAATTTGTAAACCGTATTGTTCAAGAAACAGGAATTAAATTAACTATTATTGATGAAGCACAGGAAGCATTTTTGGAATGGAAAGGAGTGCTGAGCGGGGTTAAAAAACCCTTACAACCAATAACTATTTTTGACAGCGGAGGAGCCAGCACAGAAATTATCAACGGGGACAAGGGACTTATCCATAAAGCAACCTGTTTTCCTGTGGGAGCTGTGAATTTTACAAAAAGATATGTTCACAGCGATCCCATTTCCCAAGCTGACTTTGAGGAATTGGTTAAGAATGTTTACCTAAATTTACCCCGATCCTTTAAAATACAGGATACTTTTATCGGTGCCGGGGGAGGGGTCTATGTCTGTGCCTGCGTTGCTTCCGAGGGTAGAATTTCTTCTCCAGAAGAGGCAGATGGCTATGAAATAACCTTAAACGAACTGGAAAGACAAATTTACCTTTATATAACGACAAACCTTGAACAGCGTAAACAAATTCCCGGAATGGAAGGTGAGCGAGCCGATATTATGCTGGCTGCTGACTTGATTTATTGGACTTTACTGAAAGCCAGTGGCAAAGATAATTTTATTGTCTCTACTCGCGGAATTAGACAGGGCTTAGTTATAATATGAAGCACGCAGAATTTGCAACTTCATAAATATCAAATCGCTATGCTATTCCGTTAGTTATTTCTTATCCGGTTTCTTATTCACAATAAGCTTGTATATTTCAAACCAGGCAACACTTAAGTTGCCTAAAATTAGACAGGTTAGCGTTTCCATTACACTCATTGCTTCCAGATGAAATATGTTTGTGATTGAAGGCACTTGAGTCATCAACAAAACGATGGCAAAAACGCCTAAAAACAAAAAAGTCATACCTTTATTGGGGGTTCGGATAATTTGCACAAGGTTCTTTTGCCAGCTGCGATTGGTAGTGATCAGCATCAGATTGGAAAAAAC is a window encoding:
- a CDS encoding exopolyphosphatase, which produces MQIATIDCGSNSLKCLIAEKRGEGFICLKDLRFQTRLASALNKQDFLSLAAQDRTIAILKNLQENVFSAYKIEEIRAVGTEAIRRAINKQEFVNRIVQETGIKLTIIDEAQEAFLEWKGVLSGVKKPLQPITIFDSGGASTEIINGDKGLIHKATCFPVGAVNFTKRYVHSDPISQADFEELVKNVYLNLPRSFKIQDTFIGAGGGVYVCACVASEGRISSPEEADGYEITLNELERQIYLYITTNLEQRKQIPGMEGERADIMLAADLIYWTLLKASGKDNFIVSTRGIRQGLVII